A genomic segment from Luteibacter aegosomatis encodes:
- a CDS encoding DUF4097 family beta strand repeat-containing protein, with the protein MKTFYIAPLLLALSIGQAHAATPINLSKDIRPNARVSIDNTKGEVTVTAWDRNQIQVSGTLGTGVRPLELEGDDRNVDIRVQGGSGNGKWFSWGNDSSMGPTTLNVRVPKGVELEVKVVSAPVSIDGLEGGRIDIESVSGRVRANVRTPSASMQTVSGTIELAGRADKADLQTVSGDITAPNIGQHVEGQTVSGRMTIGGGPWKEANFSTVSGDTEINGGPLSNSGSKLTVDAMSGDVKLQLPASTSARLDASTFSGDISSDWGQPSRGDDGPGKELKATLGGGDANIHVESFSGDVRIRKAGN; encoded by the coding sequence ATGAAAACCTTTTACATCGCACCCCTGCTGTTGGCCTTGTCGATCGGCCAGGCCCATGCCGCCACGCCGATCAACCTGTCGAAGGATATCCGCCCCAACGCGCGCGTCAGCATCGACAACACCAAGGGCGAGGTCACCGTCACCGCCTGGGATCGCAACCAGATCCAGGTGTCGGGCACGCTCGGTACCGGCGTGCGCCCGCTCGAACTGGAAGGCGACGACCGCAACGTCGACATCCGCGTCCAGGGTGGCAGCGGCAACGGCAAGTGGTTCAGCTGGGGCAACGACAGCAGCATGGGACCCACCACCCTCAACGTGCGCGTGCCCAAGGGCGTGGAGCTCGAGGTGAAGGTGGTGAGCGCACCGGTCAGCATCGACGGACTGGAAGGCGGCCGCATCGACATCGAATCCGTGAGTGGCCGCGTGCGGGCCAACGTGCGCACGCCGTCGGCCAGCATGCAGACGGTGAGCGGCACGATCGAACTGGCCGGCCGAGCCGACAAGGCCGACCTGCAGACCGTCTCGGGCGACATCACCGCGCCGAACATCGGCCAGCATGTCGAAGGCCAGACGGTCTCCGGCCGGATGACGATCGGTGGCGGTCCGTGGAAGGAAGCCAACTTCAGCACCGTGTCGGGCGATACCGAAATCAACGGCGGCCCGCTCAGCAACAGCGGCAGCAAGCTCACCGTCGATGCGATGAGCGGCGACGTGAAGTTGCAGTTGCCCGCGTCCACGTCGGCGCGGCTGGATGCATCCACCTTCAGCGGCGACATCAGCAGCGACTGGGGACAGCCCTCGCGCGGCGACGACGGCCCGGGCAAGGAACTGAAAGCCACCCTCGGCGGCGGCGACGCGAACATCCACGTGGAATCGTTCAGCGGCGACGTGCGGATTCGCAAGGCCGGGAACTGA
- a CDS encoding RNA polymerase sigma factor, which yields MQPELPVASSDDDVVRAAAAGDRKAFETLYRRHADRVYGAILRLAAYDHARAEDLTQEAFVRAWQKLDGFRFESAFGTWVYRLAVNVALMSIRARNADPVSIVDDEHLPDITDTDNPLRAVERDELEKAIAGLPPRARAVLVLHDVEGWKHEEIAAELGMAVGSSKAQLHRARGLLRRTLGDTP from the coding sequence ATGCAGCCTGAGCTGCCCGTCGCGTCCTCCGACGACGACGTCGTGCGGGCCGCGGCGGCGGGCGACCGCAAGGCGTTCGAGACGCTCTACCGGCGGCATGCGGATCGCGTCTACGGCGCCATCCTGCGCCTGGCCGCCTACGACCATGCGCGGGCCGAAGACCTCACCCAGGAAGCCTTCGTGCGTGCCTGGCAGAAACTCGACGGCTTTCGCTTCGAAAGCGCGTTCGGCACCTGGGTCTACCGGTTGGCCGTGAACGTGGCGTTGATGTCCATACGCGCCCGCAACGCCGATCCGGTGAGCATCGTCGACGACGAACACCTGCCCGACATCACCGATACCGATAATCCGTTGCGCGCCGTCGAGCGCGACGAACTGGAAAAGGCCATCGCGGGCCTGCCCCCACGGGCCCGCGCCGTCCTCGTCCTGCACGACGTGGAAGGTTGGAAACACGAGGAAATCGCCGCCGAGCTGGGCATGGCGGTGGGTTCCTCCAAAGCACAGTTGCACCGCGCGCGCGGCCTGCTCCGCCGCACGCTGGGAGATACGCCATGA
- a CDS encoding phosphoenolpyruvate carboxykinase (GTP), translating to MQAHGSSLEALNRWVDDVARLTRPDTVVWCDGSDAEYAELVAGMLRDGTLVPLDETSHPRSYLHRSHPSDVARVEHLTLVCTPEIDDAGPNNHWMAPAEAHAKIDALFDGAMRGRTMYVIPYCMGPIDSPLSRCGVEITDSPYVVANMRIMTRMGAPALARIEREGTFVKGLHSIGDLDPERRFIMHFPEELTIKSIGSGYGGNALLGKKCHALRIASHQARQEGWLAEHMLIVGIENPKGEKHYIAAAFPSACGKTNLAMLIPSEGYRKAGWKVWTVGDDICWMTPGADGRLWAINPEAGYFGVAPGTGATTNPSALATLGHDAIFTNVAVTADNRPWWEGLGEGEPVTDWQGRPYDPANGPAAHPNSRFTVSATQCPSWAPESEDARGVPISAIVFGGRRPSLVPLVFEAKDWAHGVLVGASMGSETTAAATGAVGVLRRDSMAMKPFCGYNFADYFAHWLSFDKPGMKLPRIFHVNWFRKDVDGRFMWPGYGENMRVLDWMIRRVEGLASGHETPIGTVPAQGELNAEGLDVSASTLDELMRVDVDGWIEELNAIATYLDGFGERMPERLKAERLRVSKALEAAQERRAAQVA from the coding sequence ATGCAAGCGCACGGCAGTTCCCTGGAAGCCCTCAACCGATGGGTCGACGACGTCGCCCGGCTCACGCGGCCGGACACCGTCGTCTGGTGCGACGGATCCGACGCGGAGTACGCGGAGCTCGTCGCCGGGATGCTCAGGGACGGCACCTTGGTGCCGCTCGACGAAACCTCCCACCCGCGCAGCTACCTGCACCGCTCCCATCCGTCCGACGTGGCCCGCGTCGAGCACCTCACCCTGGTCTGCACGCCGGAAATAGATGACGCCGGCCCGAACAACCACTGGATGGCGCCGGCCGAGGCCCACGCGAAGATCGACGCCCTGTTCGACGGCGCGATGCGGGGCCGCACGATGTACGTCATCCCCTATTGCATGGGACCGATCGACTCGCCGCTGTCGCGCTGTGGCGTAGAGATCACCGACAGCCCCTACGTGGTCGCCAACATGCGCATCATGACGCGCATGGGTGCGCCCGCCCTGGCCCGCATCGAGCGCGAAGGCACGTTCGTGAAGGGCCTGCACTCCATCGGCGACCTCGATCCGGAGCGCCGCTTCATCATGCATTTTCCCGAGGAGCTCACGATCAAGTCGATCGGCTCGGGTTACGGCGGCAACGCGCTGCTCGGCAAGAAGTGCCACGCGCTGCGCATCGCCAGTCACCAGGCGCGTCAAGAAGGCTGGCTCGCCGAACACATGCTCATCGTCGGCATCGAGAACCCCAAGGGCGAGAAGCACTACATCGCCGCCGCCTTCCCTTCCGCCTGCGGCAAGACGAACCTCGCGATGCTCATTCCCAGCGAGGGTTACCGCAAGGCGGGCTGGAAAGTCTGGACGGTCGGCGACGACATCTGCTGGATGACGCCAGGCGCCGACGGCCGCCTATGGGCGATCAACCCCGAGGCCGGCTATTTCGGCGTGGCGCCGGGCACCGGTGCCACCACCAATCCGAGCGCGTTGGCCACGCTGGGCCACGATGCCATCTTCACCAACGTGGCCGTCACCGCGGACAACCGCCCCTGGTGGGAGGGCCTGGGCGAAGGCGAGCCGGTCACCGACTGGCAGGGCCGCCCCTACGACCCGGCCAATGGTCCGGCCGCGCATCCCAATTCGCGCTTCACCGTCAGCGCGACGCAATGCCCGAGCTGGGCGCCGGAGTCGGAAGATGCCCGGGGCGTGCCCATCTCGGCCATCGTCTTCGGCGGCCGCCGCCCGTCGCTGGTGCCGCTGGTGTTCGAGGCGAAGGACTGGGCACATGGCGTCCTGGTGGGCGCCTCGATGGGCTCGGAGACCACCGCCGCCGCCACCGGCGCGGTGGGTGTGCTTCGCCGCGATTCGATGGCCATGAAGCCGTTCTGCGGCTACAACTTCGCCGACTACTTCGCGCACTGGCTGTCGTTCGACAAACCGGGCATGAAGCTGCCGCGCATCTTCCACGTCAACTGGTTCCGCAAGGACGTCGACGGGCGTTTCATGTGGCCGGGCTACGGCGAGAACATGCGCGTGCTCGACTGGATGATCCGTCGTGTCGAGGGACTGGCGAGCGGACACGAAACGCCGATCGGCACGGTACCCGCCCAAGGCGAACTCAATGCCGAGGGCCTCGACGTGTCCGCGTCCACGCTGGACGAGCTGATGCGCGTCGACGTGGATGGGTGGATCGAGGAGCTCAACGCCATCGCCACCTATCTCGACGGGTTCGGCGAGCGCATGCCCGAGCGCCTGAAGGCCGAGAGGCTGCGCGTGAGCAAGGCGCTCGAGGCTGCCCAGGAGCGCCGCGCGGCACAGGTCGCCTAA
- a CDS encoding TetR/AcrR family transcriptional regulator, translated as MNDGAKNERVRLSAEDWEDGALALIAEQGVGALAVEALARRLGVTKGSFYWHFRTREALLQASLERWEEYGEREVLAEIERISDPRERFPELFRRVAHELQPHRVYAALLKALDHPQVVPVMARVSQRRIDFLTRMYAEAGLDPVSALHRARLTYAAYVGFLQLNFTLGLPRISHEEFDAYVEHMIATLTP; from the coding sequence ATGAACGATGGTGCCAAGAACGAACGCGTCCGCCTGTCCGCCGAAGACTGGGAGGATGGAGCCCTCGCCCTGATCGCCGAGCAAGGCGTCGGCGCCCTGGCCGTGGAAGCCCTCGCCCGGCGCCTCGGCGTCACCAAGGGCAGCTTCTACTGGCACTTCCGCACGCGCGAGGCCCTGTTGCAGGCCTCGCTCGAACGCTGGGAAGAATACGGCGAACGCGAGGTACTGGCCGAGATCGAGCGCATCTCCGATCCGCGCGAGCGCTTCCCCGAGCTGTTCCGCCGCGTCGCCCATGAGCTCCAGCCCCATCGGGTGTACGCCGCGCTGCTCAAGGCGCTCGACCACCCGCAGGTGGTGCCCGTGATGGCCCGCGTCTCCCAGCGGCGCATCGATTTCCTCACCCGCATGTACGCCGAGGCCGGCCTCGATCCCGTCTCCGCCCTGCATCGCGCGCGGCTGACCTACGCGGCCTACGTCGGCTTCCTCCAGCTGAATTTCACGCTCGGCCTGCCGCGCATCAGCCACGAGGAATTCGACGCCTACGTCGAGCACATGATCGCCACGCTCACCCCCTGA
- a CDS encoding alpha/beta fold hydrolase: protein MVADPFTAHSAVSHLVAADGTALVLERWRGERSPSLLFAHGFGQTRHAWNGAARALAAQGYDAVTFDARGHGGSDWVPRGEYHMEQFVDDLLRVASASTSPDGRRPVMVGASMGGLLGLMAAGEADPDHPPFSALVLVDITPRWETKGVERILGFMRAHPDGFADYDEAASAIEAYLPHRRERKTEAQLKPLLRQGDDGRLHWHWDPALLDGVVAESERYQPQLFQAATRVKVPVLLLSGARSDVVSSHTVDEFLRLVPHARHVSLADATHMVAGDANDAFTNEVASFAETLFR from the coding sequence ATGGTTGCCGATCCCTTCACCGCCCACTCCGCCGTCTCGCATCTCGTCGCCGCCGACGGGACGGCCCTCGTGCTCGAGCGCTGGCGTGGTGAGCGCTCGCCGTCGCTGTTGTTCGCCCACGGCTTCGGCCAGACCCGCCACGCCTGGAACGGCGCCGCGCGGGCCCTGGCCGCGCAGGGGTACGACGCCGTCACCTTCGATGCGCGCGGGCACGGCGGTAGCGACTGGGTGCCGCGCGGCGAATACCACATGGAACAATTCGTCGACGATCTGCTTCGCGTGGCCTCCGCGTCGACGTCGCCCGACGGCCGCCGTCCGGTGATGGTGGGCGCGTCGATGGGTGGCTTGCTCGGCCTCATGGCGGCCGGCGAGGCCGATCCCGACCACCCGCCGTTTTCGGCGCTGGTGCTGGTGGACATCACGCCGCGTTGGGAAACCAAGGGCGTCGAACGCATCCTCGGATTCATGCGCGCTCATCCGGACGGCTTCGCCGACTACGACGAGGCCGCCTCGGCCATCGAGGCCTACCTGCCGCATCGCCGCGAGCGCAAGACCGAAGCCCAGCTCAAGCCCTTGCTGCGCCAGGGCGACGACGGCCGCCTGCACTGGCATTGGGACCCGGCCCTGCTCGACGGCGTCGTCGCGGAGAGCGAGCGCTACCAGCCCCAGTTGTTCCAGGCCGCCACGCGCGTGAAAGTGCCCGTGCTGTTGCTGTCCGGCGCACGCAGCGACGTGGTATCCAGTCACACCGTGGACGAATTCCTGCGGCTCGTGCCGCATGCGCGCCACGTATCGCTGGCCGACGCCACGCACATGGTGGCGGGCGATGCCAACGACGCGTTCACCAACGAAGTGGCGTCCTTCGCCGAAACCCTTTTCCGGTAG
- a CDS encoding acyl-CoA dehydrogenase, which yields MSAILVVLAALIASGACAYHRTSLKTWAIATAVTTLVVGILAGATVTTVIVLLILAAVAVPLLMVDFRRKTISAPLLSMFAKVTPKLSDTEQTALEAGTVGFEGELFSGKPDWSQLLRQPKPELSVEEQAFLDGPVEELCGMIDDWKITHELADLPPEVWEFIKKNKFFGMIIPKAYGGLGFSALAHSAVLQKLSSMSQTLASTVAVPNSLGPGELLMHYGSDEQKNHYLPRLADGREIPCFALTGPYAGSDATSIPDFGIVGKGTWNGEEVVGVRLTFDKRYITLAPVATIVGLAFRMYDPEKLLGDKEDLGITLALLPRETPGMQIGRRHFPLNTPFQNGPIHAKDMFVPLSVLIGGPHMAGQGWRMLVECLSVGRAISLPSNATGASRMAVAATGAYARMRKQFGLAIGRFEGVEEALARIGGLTYATQALSRATAAAVDRGEKPAVPSAIAKYHATEWCRQIASDAMDVHGGKGVILGPKNYMGRGWQSVPIAITVEGANIMTRSLMIFGQGAIRCHPYVLKEMQALNIADYRERLKTFDKVLFAHIGFGFSNAVRSFVLGVTAAKIGEGAGDAYTRRYYRKLNRYSAALALCADVAMGVLGGKLKFKEKLSARLGDVLSYLYIASAMLKRYEDTGRPEADRPLLAWAFHECMWRIQNALDGVIRNFPVRPVAWLLRFLVFPFGRREVPPSDRLGRRVAALITAPSEARDRLTTWTYMSPTANNTVGRMNAILPDVIAAEPVERKFVKALKSGQLHAHTYNEQLVEAEKLGAITAAERDLLQRVRDGVAEFISVDDFDSDELRANVVSKAEKMEASRAA from the coding sequence ATGTCTGCGATCCTGGTTGTGCTGGCGGCGCTGATCGCCTCCGGTGCATGTGCCTACCACCGCACGTCCTTGAAGACGTGGGCCATCGCCACGGCGGTGACGACGCTCGTCGTCGGCATCCTCGCGGGTGCGACCGTCACCACGGTCATCGTGCTGCTGATCCTGGCGGCCGTCGCCGTGCCGCTGCTGATGGTCGACTTCCGCCGCAAGACCATCAGCGCGCCGCTGCTGTCGATGTTCGCGAAGGTCACGCCGAAGCTCTCCGATACCGAGCAGACCGCGCTGGAGGCCGGCACGGTCGGCTTCGAGGGCGAGCTGTTCTCGGGCAAGCCCGACTGGTCGCAGCTGCTGCGCCAGCCGAAGCCGGAGCTTTCCGTCGAAGAGCAGGCCTTCCTCGACGGCCCCGTCGAAGAACTGTGCGGCATGATCGACGACTGGAAGATCACCCACGAACTGGCCGACCTGCCGCCCGAGGTCTGGGAGTTCATCAAGAAGAACAAGTTCTTCGGCATGATCATCCCCAAGGCCTACGGTGGCCTCGGTTTCTCGGCGCTGGCGCATTCGGCCGTGCTGCAGAAGCTCTCCAGCATGTCGCAGACGCTGGCCTCCACCGTGGCCGTGCCCAACTCGCTCGGCCCGGGCGAGCTGTTGATGCACTACGGCAGCGACGAGCAGAAGAACCACTACCTGCCGCGCCTGGCCGATGGCCGCGAGATTCCCTGCTTCGCGCTCACCGGACCGTATGCCGGTTCGGATGCCACGTCGATTCCCGACTTCGGCATCGTGGGCAAGGGCACGTGGAACGGTGAAGAGGTGGTCGGCGTCCGCCTCACCTTCGACAAGCGCTACATCACCCTGGCACCGGTCGCGACCATCGTCGGCCTCGCCTTTCGCATGTACGACCCCGAGAAGCTGCTGGGCGACAAGGAAGACCTCGGCATCACGCTGGCGCTGCTCCCGCGCGAGACCCCGGGGATGCAGATCGGTCGCCGCCATTTCCCGCTCAACACGCCGTTCCAGAACGGTCCGATCCACGCCAAGGACATGTTCGTGCCGCTGTCGGTGCTGATCGGCGGTCCGCACATGGCCGGGCAGGGCTGGCGCATGCTGGTCGAGTGCCTGTCGGTGGGCCGCGCCATCTCGCTGCCGTCGAACGCCACCGGCGCCTCGCGCATGGCGGTGGCCGCCACCGGCGCCTACGCGCGCATGCGCAAGCAGTTCGGCCTCGCCATCGGCCGTTTCGAGGGCGTGGAAGAAGCCCTGGCCCGCATCGGCGGCCTCACCTACGCCACGCAGGCCCTGTCGCGCGCTACGGCGGCGGCGGTCGATCGCGGCGAGAAGCCGGCGGTGCCGTCGGCTATCGCGAAGTATCACGCCACCGAGTGGTGCCGCCAGATCGCGTCCGACGCGATGGACGTGCACGGCGGCAAGGGCGTGATCCTCGGTCCCAAGAACTACATGGGCCGCGGCTGGCAGAGCGTGCCGATCGCCATCACGGTGGAAGGCGCGAACATCATGACGCGCAGCCTGATGATCTTCGGCCAGGGTGCCATCCGCTGCCATCCCTACGTGCTGAAGGAAATGCAGGCGCTCAACATCGCCGATTACCGCGAGCGCCTGAAGACCTTCGACAAGGTGCTGTTCGCCCACATCGGCTTCGGCTTCTCCAATGCGGTGCGCAGCTTCGTGCTGGGTGTTACCGCCGCGAAGATCGGCGAGGGGGCCGGCGATGCGTACACGCGCCGTTACTACCGCAAGCTCAACCGCTATTCGGCGGCGCTGGCACTGTGCGCCGACGTGGCCATGGGCGTGCTGGGCGGCAAGCTGAAGTTCAAGGAAAAGCTGTCGGCCCGCCTGGGCGACGTGCTTTCGTACCTCTACATCGCCAGCGCGATGCTGAAGCGCTACGAAGACACCGGCCGTCCGGAAGCCGACCGTCCGCTGCTGGCCTGGGCGTTCCACGAGTGCATGTGGCGCATTCAGAACGCGCTCGACGGCGTCATCCGCAACTTCCCGGTGCGTCCGGTGGCCTGGTTGCTGCGTTTCCTGGTGTTCCCGTTCGGCCGCCGCGAAGTGCCGCCGTCGGATCGCCTGGGTCGTCGCGTGGCCGCGCTCATCACCGCGCCGAGCGAAGCCCGCGATCGCCTCACCACGTGGACTTACATGAGTCCCACGGCGAACAACACGGTCGGCCGCATGAACGCGATCCTGCCCGACGTGATTGCCGCCGAGCCGGTGGAGCGCAAGTTCGTCAAGGCGCTCAAGAGCGGCCAGTTGCATGCGCACACCTATAACGAGCAGCTCGTCGAGGCGGAGAAGTTAGGCGCCATCACGGCTGCGGAGCGCGACCTGCTCCAGCGCGTGCGCGACGGCGTGGCCGAGTTCATTTCGGTCGACGACTTCGACAGCGACGAGCTGCGTGCGAACGTGGTGAGCAAGGCGGAGAAAATGGAGGCGTCGCGAGCGGCGTAA
- a CDS encoding M35 family metallo-endopeptidase yields the protein MRNKDTQRFRYLIVGCACLMPLSIRAEGHINASLKVVDPMNPGANIILTLTNTGDAPITFMEWETPFPESGGRLARSLFKITDESGREIAYRGTWVYIGGLTMNSFRSIAPGEVLSKQVDLAPEYRFEPNHIYTVEYELNLTHEPDPNFASSAERAFFVKPAQQRAIANPVTVFFNDAVTRRTQSQSGDDEHKCSAVQKLTITRAQLEAHRRVFAGESFMMDRYDSYLDNGQMKYRFIPHPRYTRWFGAHDDSEPEFNSDDWGSNDNARAYETVMATARRVSEDGFTPRCGCPGFQPDTAAHAETDNPYVMHFCDRFFKLPEFDTYASRTGAILHEYTHFNTYYQGTSDYGYGHSFAQKIAKEDRPKAVRNADNFEFFFTDTTPYGD from the coding sequence ATGCGAAACAAAGATACCCAACGCTTTCGCTATCTCATCGTTGGATGTGCATGCCTAATGCCATTGTCGATTCGTGCCGAAGGCCACATCAATGCATCATTGAAAGTCGTCGATCCCATGAATCCCGGTGCAAATATCATACTTACGCTGACGAACACAGGCGACGCCCCGATAACCTTCATGGAATGGGAAACACCATTCCCTGAATCGGGCGGCCGACTGGCTCGCTCCCTGTTCAAGATCACCGATGAGAGCGGGCGCGAGATCGCTTATCGCGGCACCTGGGTATATATCGGCGGCCTGACCATGAACTCCTTCCGATCGATCGCGCCAGGCGAAGTGCTCTCAAAACAGGTGGATCTCGCGCCTGAATACCGATTCGAGCCAAATCATATATACACCGTCGAATACGAACTCAATCTGACGCACGAACCAGATCCCAACTTCGCTTCATCAGCCGAGCGAGCTTTCTTCGTGAAACCCGCGCAACAGCGAGCCATTGCCAACCCGGTTACCGTGTTCTTCAACGACGCGGTGACGCGGAGAACACAATCCCAATCTGGCGACGATGAGCACAAATGCTCAGCCGTGCAGAAGCTGACGATTACTCGTGCTCAACTCGAAGCTCATCGACGAGTCTTCGCGGGAGAATCGTTCATGATGGATCGATACGACTCGTATCTGGATAATGGTCAAATGAAGTACCGCTTCATTCCACACCCTCGCTACACAAGGTGGTTCGGCGCCCATGATGATTCCGAACCCGAGTTCAACTCGGATGATTGGGGATCCAATGACAATGCGCGAGCTTACGAGACCGTGATGGCCACAGCTCGGAGAGTGTCCGAAGACGGGTTCACCCCTCGGTGCGGGTGTCCCGGATTCCAACCTGATACAGCGGCGCACGCCGAAACGGACAATCCGTACGTGATGCATTTTTGTGACAGATTCTTCAAGCTACCTGAATTCGACACATATGCATCGAGAACTGGCGCCATCCTGCACGAGTACACGCACTTCAACACGTACTATCAAGGCACTTCAGACTACGGTTACGGCCACTCGTTCGCGCAGAAGATCGCGAAGGAAGATCGACCGAAAGCCGTACGAAATGCGGACAATTTCGAATTCTTCTTTACCGATACCACCCCGTACGGCGATTAG
- the ptsP gene encoding phosphoenolpyruvate--protein phosphotransferase, which produces MRHLLTGTPAARGMALGRARLVQPSIYAVDTRMLEDAEIGPEIDRLHKAIDTARTELHELRGKLHGALAREVGDFIDAHSLLLDDEELLRGLDEFVSVGHYTASAALKMQRDRLAAVFDAMNDPYLKSRGEDIDQVIGRVMSALQQQSSREERKLASRVGEIVVSDTIAPAEMASMAGQGMLGVIASAGSVYSHSAILARSFNLPMLVGTKDALATITDDDLVLIDAEHGEVIVHPTAQDLARYRQWQRQAAAEGRRLAALASARTLTRDGAHIRLYANAELPGDVTLARARGADGVGLYRSEFLFLRQRGLPSEEEQFVAYRNLVLGMGGLPVTIRTLDLGADKADAAGLALRGEDNPALGVRGIRLSLRYPDIFSVQLRAILRAACYGPVRVLVPMITHVGELIQVRRLVKQARETLAAQGQELPERIDIGAMIEVPAAAIGIGPILEKADFLAIGTNDLAQYVLAADRNNDALDGIYDPLQPAFLRLIAHVIAAARRAKKPVSLCGEIAGDPQFSALLLAMGLEEFSMHPSQLLLVRDRLASLHCAALRRAAPRLFRSATRDDVEARLMEVVARQDGCAGAA; this is translated from the coding sequence ATGAGACACCTGCTGACCGGCACGCCGGCCGCCCGGGGCATGGCCCTGGGGCGCGCGCGCCTGGTCCAGCCGAGCATCTACGCGGTGGACACGCGCATGCTCGAAGACGCCGAGATCGGTCCCGAGATCGACCGCCTGCACAAGGCCATCGACACCGCCCGCACCGAACTGCACGAATTGCGCGGCAAGCTGCACGGCGCGCTCGCCCGTGAAGTGGGCGACTTCATCGACGCGCACAGCCTGCTGCTCGACGACGAAGAACTGCTTCGCGGCCTCGACGAGTTCGTGTCGGTCGGCCACTACACCGCCAGCGCGGCCCTGAAGATGCAGCGCGATCGCCTCGCCGCCGTCTTCGACGCGATGAACGACCCTTACCTCAAGAGCCGCGGCGAAGACATCGACCAGGTGATCGGCCGCGTCATGTCGGCCTTGCAGCAGCAGTCCAGCCGCGAGGAACGCAAGCTCGCCTCGCGCGTGGGCGAGATCGTGGTCAGCGATACCATCGCGCCCGCCGAGATGGCGAGCATGGCCGGGCAAGGCATGCTCGGCGTGATCGCCAGCGCGGGCAGCGTCTATTCGCACAGCGCCATCCTCGCGCGCAGCTTCAACCTGCCGATGCTGGTGGGCACGAAAGACGCCCTCGCCACCATCACCGACGACGACCTCGTGCTGATCGACGCCGAGCACGGCGAAGTGATCGTGCATCCCACGGCGCAGGATCTCGCCCGCTACCGCCAGTGGCAGCGCCAGGCGGCCGCCGAAGGCCGCCGCCTCGCCGCCCTCGCCTCCGCACGCACGCTGACGCGCGACGGCGCGCACATCCGCCTGTACGCCAACGCCGAACTCCCCGGCGACGTCACGCTGGCGCGCGCCCGCGGTGCCGACGGCGTGGGCCTGTACCGTTCCGAATTCCTGTTCCTGCGCCAGCGCGGCCTGCCTTCGGAAGAAGAACAGTTCGTCGCCTATCGCAACCTCGTGCTAGGCATGGGCGGCCTGCCGGTCACCATCCGCACGCTCGACCTCGGCGCCGACAAAGCGGACGCGGCCGGCCTCGCCCTCCGCGGCGAAGACAACCCGGCGCTGGGCGTGCGCGGCATCCGCCTTTCGTTGCGCTACCCGGACATCTTCAGCGTTCAGTTGCGCGCGATCCTGCGCGCCGCCTGCTATGGCCCCGTGCGCGTACTCGTGCCGATGATCACCCACGTCGGCGAGTTGATCCAGGTGCGCAGGCTGGTGAAGCAGGCGCGCGAGACGCTGGCGGCGCAAGGCCAGGAGCTCCCCGAGCGCATCGACATCGGCGCCATGATCGAAGTCCCCGCCGCCGCCATCGGCATCGGCCCCATCCTCGAGAAAGCCGACTTCCTCGCCATCGGCACGAACGACCTGGCCCAGTACGTGCTGGCCGCCGATCGCAACAACGATGCACTCGACGGCATCTACGACCCGCTGCAACCCGCCTTCCTGCGCCTCATCGCGCACGTGATCGCCGCCGCGCGCCGCGCGAAAAAGCCGGTGAGCCTGTGCGGCGAAATCGCCGGCGATCCGCAATTCAGCGCCCTCCTTCTGGCCATGGGCCTGGAGGAATTCAGCATGCATCCGAGTCAGTTGTTGCTGGTGCGCGACCGCCTGGCCTCGCTCCATTGCGCGGCCTTGCGCCGTGCGGCGCCACGGTTGTTCCGCTCCGCCACGCGGGACGATGTGGAGGCGCGGTTGATGGAAGTCGTCGCTCGACAGGATGGTTGCGCGGGCGCTGCCTGA
- a CDS encoding HPr family phosphocarrier protein, whose amino-acid sequence MLEQDITVSNRLGLHARASAKLVQLVAGFKSTVHLISKGREVNAQSIMGVMMLAAGLGTQLTIRAEGADEEAALAAVIKLFNDKFDEGS is encoded by the coding sequence ATGCTTGAGCAGGACATCACGGTATCCAACCGGCTCGGGCTGCATGCCCGCGCCTCGGCCAAGCTGGTGCAGCTGGTGGCCGGCTTCAAATCCACGGTGCACCTGATCAGCAAGGGTCGCGAGGTGAATGCCCAGAGCATCATGGGCGTGATGATGCTGGCCGCGGGGCTCGGCACGCAGCTCACCATCCGCGCCGAGGGCGCCGACGAGGAAGCCGCGCTCGCCGCCGTGATCAAGCTGTTCAACGACAAGTTCGACGAAGGCTCCTGA